In one window of Erinaceus europaeus chromosome 17, mEriEur2.1, whole genome shotgun sequence DNA:
- the MYOD1 gene encoding myoblast determination protein 1, whose protein sequence is MELWSPPLRDVDLAAPDGALCNFAAADDDFYDDPCFDSPDLRFFEDLDPRLVHVDALHPHFPAALHPGPGAREDEHVRAPSGHHQAGRCLLWACKACKRKTSSADRRRAATMRERRRLSKVNEAFEALKRCTSSNPNQRLPKVEILRNAIRYIEGLQALLRGPDAAAPAAAAAFFAPGPLPPGPAPEHDSGDSDASSPRSSCSDGMTDYSGPLSGARRRNRYDGAYYSDAPSEPRPGKGAVVSSLDCLSSIVQRISTESPVAATPQLDPPPESLSPGPQEGTSRNQGDSLAATASPGAASQCPAGENPNPTYQVL, encoded by the exons ATGGAGCTGTGGTCGCCCCCGCTCCGCGACGTGGACCTGGCGGCCCCGGACGGCGCCCTCTGCAACTTTGCCGCAGCCGACGACGACTTCTACGACGACCCGTGTTTCGACTCCCCGGACCTGCGCTTCTTCGAAGACCTGGACCCGCGCCTGGTGCACGTGGACGCGCTGCACCCACACTTCCCCGCCGCCCTGCACCCCGGGCCGGGCGCGCGCGAGGACGAGCACGTGCGCGCCCCCAGCGGGCACCACCAGGCGGGCCGCTGTCTGCTGTGGGCGTGCAAGGCCTGCAAGCGCAAGACCAGCAGCGCAGACCGCCGCCGGGCCGCCACCATGCGCGAGCGCCGCCGCCTCAGCAAAGTCAACGAGGCTTTCGAGGCGCTCAAGCGCTGCACGTCCAGCAACCCGAACCAGCGCCTGCCCAAGGTGGAGATCCTGCGCAACGCCATCCGCTACATCGAGGGCCTGCAGGCGCTGCTGCGGGGCCCGGACGCCGCGGCccccgccgctgccgccgccttCTTCGCGCCCGGCCCGCTGCCACCCGGCCCGGCCCCCGAGCACGACAGCGGCGACTCCGACGCGTCCAGCCCGCGCTCCAGCTGCTCCGACGGCATG ACCGACTACAGCGGACCCCTGAGCGGTGCGCGCCGGCGGAACCGCTACGATGGCGCCTACTACAGCGACGCGCCCAGCG AGCCCAGGCCTGGGAAGGGCGCGGTGGTGTCCAGTCTGGACTGCCTGTCTAGCATCGTGCAGCGCATCTCCACCGAGAGCCCCGTCGCGGCCACACCGCAGCTGGACCCTCCACCGGAGTCACTGTCTCCCGGGCCGCAGGAAGGGACCTCGCGGAACCAGGGCGACAGCCTCGCCGCCACCGCCTCCCCAGGCGCCGCCTCGCAGTGCCCAGCGGGCGAGAACCCCAACCCCACCTACCAGGTGCTCTAA